The window GTTTGTTCGACAAAGCGCAAAAGCTTCGCACCTTGCCCCTGCCGCTGATGCGCTGGGTGGACCCCAATCAATTGAAGATTCCACGTGCCATCGGTCATCCGCTCAGGTTCACAGTAGGCTAAGGCTACTAGACCATTGTCATCATCGGTTACCCAGAACGGAGAAGGGGTATTGCTTAGATGAGGGATGAATTCACTGAACTAACCCTTGCATCATGGATTGTTCAGAAATGGATTCATCTCAGAAACCAGCAATGCCGGAGAAGGTTTGCCCTAATGGGGGCGCAATGGTTGACTTATCGGGGGGGGCTTAATCCCTGTCAATATTAGGGCGATCGCAGATTTGGTGAGTCGCTCAATGGCTTCTGGGGTGAATCACGCAAACTCTAGTCGCACGTTTTGCCTATTCGGCTGTGCAAGGATGCGGCGGGTTTCGGCATCAGTAGACTGCCGGTTTTGGGCGGCTAGGTGCGATATCAGCGGACTGCCAGTCTTAGGCGGCTAGGTGCGATCGCAGTGCACTCACAGCCACCGGTTGCGCCTAGGCCCAGTTGGTCTGCTGTACCGTCGGGTCTGCTTGGACAACGCTTACGGTCAGACGATGGGCCAGGGCCACACCCAAAGCCAAGCCGACAGTCATCACGTTCAACGCTTTCCTATTCAATGCTTTCATAGAGACTCCTCAATTCCGGCCTGCTGCCGGATCAACCAAATTCCTGTGGTCAGGCCGTAGGCGGCCCAGCCCAAACCATTCACCAGCCCCACCAGCAGGCTGGGCAAGCTTTGACACAGCAGGGCGCACAGGGCCGCACTCCCCGCCCCCTGCAATGCCCCGCCCAGCAGACTCACCAGCAACCAGCTCCAGGGCGTTGGCACAACCTGCCCAGTTGGGAATCGACCGTGTTGTTGCAAAATCCATCCCTGGGCCAGGGCCATGCCCATCACGACTAGGGGTTCCCGCACCAAGTTGAGCCAGAAGACCTCCCACAGTCCAAAGGCCTGCCACAGTAGGACTGCCACCGACTGGTAGACTCCGCTCAGCGCTATCACACCCAGGGTGCTCACTATCCAGCCCAGGGCACTAGCAAGGGGCCACCACCGAAAGCCACCCTGAGATTTCAGCACCAGCCACTGGGCCGTACCCACAATGGCCCCCGTCAGCACTAGGGTGGCCATAAATTGCAGGCCGTTGTTTTCCAGCAGGCCGACGACAAAGCCGCCGAGGAAATTTGCGCCCACCCAGAAGACGAGAAAACGAGGGATGCTCACTGGGGAGGCGATCGTAGATTGTCGATTCATAGCCGCAGTTCCTCCATGATAGTGGCCAGGTGAGGTTCAAAGGTGGCTAAGTCATTTGCGTCCGAGAAAGACCCGCTAGGGTCGCCGCTGATGACACCAGTGACGAAGACATAGACCCGATCGCCATCGGTGGCCACGTAGCCCACGGTGCGATCAAACACCTTGCCATTGGGATGGGTGATGGTGTAGCCGTAGCGCAGACCTGGCAAACTGCCGACCCTAGCGGGTTCTGGCGATTCTGCCGAGAACTGAAGGTTGGGATCAGCCCCGGCGCGATCGCTTTCCATCGCTGCGTAGTGATCCGCCACCCAGATTTCGAGAAACTGCCGCTGGGCCGCTGATGTGGGGGGCACTCCCCCTGGCAAATCCGCCGCGCTGAGGGGATGGCTAAAGCGCTCGACAGTGCCGAGAATCTCGCCGTTGGCAGTGACGCAGAGCAGTACCGGATTTTCGCAGGGTTCTACCTGCCAGTTTTCAGGAGCCGAGGTTGGCCCCAAGAGGTCGGCCCAGCCTGTGATCGCACCATCAACCGCAGCGGGCGCTTCTGCTATAGGAGCCGGCGGCGGTGCCCCAGTGCAGGCGGGCAACACCATACAGAACAGAACCATACCGGCCACAATCGGGAGTCGTGGAGAGAATTTCATAATGGTGGAGAAAAAAAGGCATTGGCGGAATTTGCCGTCACTTGATACAAGCAACCCTGCCAAAACCGAGGATAGGGGTAGCCTGTCTTCCCTGACCGATGGCAATTGCCCTGGAACGACGGAAAATAAGGCTATTACAGTACCTCACCGACGACAAGGATGATTCCTGACGCTGGCGGTTAACGTCTATTATGCTGAGTGGCAAGTTGTTTGCCCCTGCTGTTTCCAGAATTGAAACTGCTTACTATCGCAGACCCAACAGTGGTGGCGGCCTCTGCCATCAGGTGCTATTGGCAAGCTCTCTAGCCGTGGGGCTATGGGGCGGTAAACCTGACGCCATGATGGTGGTCAAGACTGCAATGCCGTTTGCGATCGCTCCTTCATCACCTGCACTACCGGGCCTTTGTGGCTGAAGTAGAAGAGGCTATTGTCGGCTCTGCGGGAGGGCAGCGGTTCGCCGGGCTGTATCCCTGGATTATCTTCCCCAGCGATCGCCAATACGGCTACATCTGGGGCGTCTATGTGGAGCCTGACTATCGCCATCGGGGCATCGCCACCCGGCTGATCCAGCTTGTGGTGGAGCATTTACAGGGCATTGGCTGCACCAAAGTGGTGCTAAACGCTGCCCCCAAGGCCCGCCCACTCTATCAGCGACTGGGCTTCAGCGACAGCAATTTGATGGAACTCGATCTGCGGGAAAAGGCAGAAGGATGAAGGCAGAAGGATGAATAAAAGGCTAAGCAAGCAATTTATTTATCTAACATGTTCTAACCAAATTGCCTACAGCTCTAAATTCAACCCAACTACCATGATGCTTTCCCTGATTTCAGAATTTAACCATTTAGCAGACTACCTTGCCCCCTCAGCGGTGATTGACTGGCAACATTCGAGCATTTCGACGTTAGGGAAATCTTTAACCCAGTGCATTTCCTCCGTTCCAGACCAAATCAGGGTGGTGTACAAGTGGGTGCGCGATCGCATTTCCCACACCTGCGACATTGGCGATCCGCGCGTCACCTGCACCGCTTCCGAAGTGCTGCACCAGGGCCACGGCTTCTGCTTTGCCAAGACCCATCTGCTGGCGGCGCTGCTGCGCAGTTGCAGCATTCCCACCGGCTTTTGCTACCAGCGTCTGGTGTTCGACGATGCCCAGCCCGATCGATTTACCTTGCACGGCCTGAATGCAGTTTATCTGGTAGAGCTACGCCGCTGGGTGCGATTAGATGCCCGAGGCAATAAACCAGGGGTGCAAGCAGAATTTTGCTGGCATCGCGAACAGCTCGCCTTCCCCATCCGCCCCCGCTGCGGCGAAGTGGACTATCCCAACCTCTATGTCGAGCCGCATCCCAACATCATCACTGCTTTGCAAACCTACTCCACTGCCCAAGTCCTAATCGCCCATCTCCCTGCCACGCTTTAATATCCCTCTCTCTCATTAGGAACTCTCACCCATGGCTCAGTCCTCTACCCCTCGCACCCAAGTCAAACGCGTCCCTCAACGGGCCAGCTACGATCCTCAACAGATCTACGACATTCTCGATGAAGGGCTGATCTGTCATCTGGGCTTTGTTGTCGAAGGGCAATCCTTTGTGATTCCTACCGCCTATGGCCGCTTGGAGGACAAACTCTATATCCACGGTTCCCCCGCTAGCCGCCTGCTGCGTACTCTAGATCAAGGAGTGGAGGTGTGCCTGACAGTGACGCTGCTGGATGGGCTGGTGCTAGCGCGATCGGCCTTTCACCACTCGATGAACTACCGCTCGGTGGTGCTGTTTGGCACTGCAACTCGGGTGGATGACCCGACCGAAAAGCTGACGGCGCTCAAGGCGTTTACCGACCATGTGGTGTGCGATCGCTGGTCGGAGGTACGCCCTCCCAATCCCCAGGAGCTGGACGGAACCCTGGTGCTGGCCCTACCCATCGCTGAAGCCTCGGCCAAGGTGCGCACGGGCCCACCGATTGATGCGCCCGAGGATT of the Candidatus Obscuribacterales bacterium genome contains:
- a CDS encoding GNAT family N-acetyltransferase — encoded protein: MRSLLHHLHYRAFVAEVEEAIVGSAGGQRFAGLYPWIIFPSDRQYGYIWGVYVEPDYRHRGIATRLIQLVVEHLQGIGCTKVVLNAAPKARPLYQRLGFSDSNLMELDLREKAEG
- a CDS encoding transglutaminase family protein; protein product: MMLSLISEFNHLADYLAPSAVIDWQHSSISTLGKSLTQCISSVPDQIRVVYKWVRDRISHTCDIGDPRVTCTASEVLHQGHGFCFAKTHLLAALLRSCSIPTGFCYQRLVFDDAQPDRFTLHGLNAVYLVELRRWVRLDARGNKPGVQAEFCWHREQLAFPIRPRCGEVDYPNLYVEPHPNIITALQTYSTAQVLIAHLPATL
- a CDS encoding pyridoxamine 5'-phosphate oxidase family protein; protein product: MAQSSTPRTQVKRVPQRASYDPQQIYDILDEGLICHLGFVVEGQSFVIPTAYGRLEDKLYIHGSPASRLLRTLDQGVEVCLTVTLLDGLVLARSAFHHSMNYRSVVLFGTATRVDDPTEKLTALKAFTDHVVCDRWSEVRPPNPQELDGTLVLALPIAEASAKVRTGPPIDAPED